The proteins below are encoded in one region of Ereboglobus luteus:
- a CDS encoding DUF5069 domain-containing protein, whose translation MPSKPIPGSTGEVLTCLPSPYIPHAATGLLYLPRFIAKCKYVKTHGALPASYAKNYKRGLDRFLCLHLGVDPSAVEEIVHTSTDDAEIDSRLLELFPKDTRTAKWNRDLVQKGMTDAGRDFLRDALTAMGCADRAGEIKSVPDLIDFDEGRIE comes from the coding sequence ATGCCATCGAAACCCATTCCCGGATCGACCGGCGAAGTGCTCACCTGCCTGCCTTCGCCCTACATTCCCCATGCCGCAACCGGGCTGCTTTACCTGCCGCGCTTCATCGCCAAGTGCAAATACGTGAAAACCCACGGCGCCCTGCCCGCCAGCTACGCTAAAAACTACAAGCGCGGGCTCGACCGTTTTCTCTGCCTCCATCTCGGCGTGGATCCGTCCGCGGTCGAGGAAATCGTGCACACCTCGACCGACGACGCCGAAATCGACAGCCGCTTGCTCGAACTTTTCCCAAAGGACACACGCACCGCAAAATGGAACCGCGACCTTGTGCAAAAAGGCATGACTGACGCCGGGCGGGATTTTTTGCGCGACGCGCTCACCGCAATGGGCTGCGCCGACCGTGCCGGCGAAATCAAAAGCGTGCCCGACCTGATCGATTTCGACGAAGGCCGGATCGAATAA
- a CDS encoding Gfo/Idh/MocA family protein, with product MKTPRHTLATRRDFLKQAAVAAGGALLLPRAVLARASSRNSLVNVGVIGLGRMASSHIRSFINDERCRITAVCDVDDERIAYEKKNIASKYEQTYGEKISVAGYKDFRALLANPSIDAVIIATPDHWHAIMSILAARAGKAIYCEKPMTFTIEEGQRVVDAVRANGVVFQTGSQQRSESGFRRAVQLARTGMLGDIKEVWCDFGRWYPTDYNWPEEKLPAGMDWEMWVGPAVMRPYTSRFLPPLMGGTPPKPYGYPWGEWRWHIEYGNGLQADWGAHHFDIALWGLGLDGKGPKYVEVFPSPNPKMPADTKHISYTFANGTKVRYGCPDEVKRDSGRATMVTFVGTEATASCARGGRFWVNKPSLRNVRFGDGNNPVQVSNDHRRNFIDAVLTGRPTICPPEVGQSSCNMCLIGNIAHQLGRSLEWDWRTRSFVGDEVANRFLWRENRGEWAKI from the coding sequence ATGAAAACACCTCGACACACACTGGCGACACGCCGTGATTTCCTAAAACAAGCGGCGGTGGCCGCGGGCGGGGCTCTGTTGCTCCCGCGGGCCGTGTTAGCACGGGCATCCTCGCGCAATTCGCTGGTCAACGTGGGCGTCATCGGACTGGGGCGGATGGCGTCCTCGCACATAAGGTCCTTTATCAATGACGAGCGCTGCCGGATCACCGCCGTTTGCGATGTCGACGACGAGCGCATTGCCTACGAAAAGAAAAACATCGCCTCGAAATATGAGCAGACATACGGGGAAAAAATCAGCGTGGCGGGTTACAAGGACTTCCGGGCGCTCCTCGCGAACCCCTCGATCGACGCGGTGATTATCGCGACACCCGACCACTGGCACGCGATCATGTCGATCCTCGCGGCGCGCGCGGGCAAGGCGATCTATTGCGAAAAGCCGATGACCTTCACGATCGAGGAAGGCCAGCGCGTCGTGGACGCGGTGCGCGCAAACGGCGTTGTTTTCCAAACAGGCTCGCAACAGCGGAGCGAGTCGGGATTCCGCCGGGCGGTGCAGCTTGCCCGCACGGGAATGCTCGGCGACATCAAGGAGGTGTGGTGCGATTTCGGACGCTGGTATCCGACGGATTACAACTGGCCGGAGGAGAAACTGCCCGCGGGCATGGACTGGGAAATGTGGGTCGGGCCGGCGGTCATGCGGCCCTACACATCGCGCTTTTTGCCGCCGTTGATGGGTGGCACGCCACCGAAACCCTACGGTTATCCCTGGGGCGAATGGCGCTGGCACATTGAGTATGGCAACGGTTTGCAGGCCGACTGGGGCGCGCACCATTTCGACATCGCGCTCTGGGGGCTCGGGCTCGATGGCAAGGGGCCGAAATACGTCGAGGTTTTCCCAAGCCCGAACCCGAAAATGCCGGCGGACACAAAGCACATTTCCTACACATTCGCCAACGGCACGAAGGTTCGTTACGGATGTCCCGACGAAGTGAAGCGCGATTCCGGCAGGGCGACCATGGTCACGTTCGTGGGCACCGAGGCCACGGCGTCCTGCGCGCGCGGCGGCCGGTTTTGGGTGAATAAACCGTCGCTTCGCAATGTGCGTTTCGGCGACGGAAACAATCCCGTGCAAGTGTCCAACGACCACCGGCGTAACTTCATCGACGCGGTGCTCACGGGCCGCCCGACGATCTGCCCGCCGGAGGTCGGCCAGTCGAGTTGCAACATGTGCCTCATCGGCAACATCGCGCACCAGCTCGGACGCAGCCTCGAATGGGACTGGCGCACGCGGAGTTTTGTCGGCGACGAGGTGGCGAATCGTTTCCTGTGGCGTGAAAACAGGGGCGAATGGGCGAAGATCTAA
- a CDS encoding ABC transporter permease: MRHFFTILSHEIRMLLVNPGTYIAAVFFLGVMGSIFIDLLNLYSAVPQETSPATVFFRLFWVPVLFMVPLLTMKSISEERRHGTLETLLTSPVSTTEVVLGKYGAAYFLYILLWGSTAVFFYILQKFAGDSRFLDAGPLIGGYLFIAVSGLFFVAIGILASSLSRNQAVSGFLCFTLLALILGLNFVSNADIFSNETLSPFKSIVQRAQIFQHLDDFSRGIIDTRQLLFYVSGATLTLILSILGLEAKILHS, from the coding sequence ATGCGCCACTTCTTCACCATTCTCAGTCACGAAATCCGCATGCTGTTGGTCAATCCCGGCACCTACATTGCGGCGGTGTTTTTTCTGGGAGTCATGGGTTCCATCTTCATCGACCTGCTCAACCTTTACAGCGCCGTTCCACAAGAGACATCACCGGCGACGGTGTTTTTCCGGCTTTTCTGGGTGCCCGTTCTTTTCATGGTGCCGCTCCTCACGATGAAAAGCATCTCCGAGGAACGGCGGCACGGAACGCTTGAGACGCTGCTCACCTCGCCCGTCTCCACCACCGAGGTCGTGCTCGGCAAATATGGCGCGGCGTATTTTCTCTACATTCTCCTTTGGGGATCGACGGCGGTCTTTTTCTACATCCTGCAAAAATTTGCCGGCGACTCGCGCTTTCTGGACGCGGGCCCGCTCATTGGCGGATACCTTTTCATCGCGGTTTCCGGGCTTTTCTTTGTCGCCATCGGCATCCTTGCCAGCTCGCTTTCGCGCAACCAGGCCGTTTCCGGATTTCTCTGCTTCACGCTCCTCGCGCTCATCCTCGGGCTGAACTTTGTTTCCAACGCCGATATTTTCAGCAATGAAACACTTTCGCCCTTCAAGTCCATCGTGCAGCGCGCGCAGATATTCCAACACCTCGACGATTTCAGCCGCGGCATCATCGACACGCGCCAGCTTCTTTTCTACGTCAGCGGCGCCACGCTCACCCTCATCCTCAGCATCCTCGGCCTTGAGGCTAAAATATTGCATAGCTAA
- a CDS encoding metallophosphoesterase encodes MILLGDPQGYTKYDINQPIFELCTAWISDNISRLNIKAVLCTGDLVEQNENIILNRKMLNQTSREMWQSASRSLARLDNKVPYIVSCGNHDYGYRASENGMTRFPEYFPIERNSTWRDTCVSALPNRNGIPSLENAAFEFSDEKWGKLLVITSEFHPRNEVLDWAKKLASSKKYENHTVIFITHSFLTSGKDCRRIEKEKYKLLDNNGADIWEKLIRSTPNIRLVICGHTANGKGKFEDNVSYRADANDAGKTVHQMMFNVQTLGGGWEGNGGDGWLRILEFLPDGKTIAVRTYSPLFGISPSTKHLAHRTEPFDQFEMTIER; translated from the coding sequence ATGATCCTCCTCGGCGATCCGCAGGGTTATACAAAATACGACATCAACCAGCCCATTTTTGAGCTCTGCACGGCGTGGATCAGCGACAACATCAGCCGCCTCAATATAAAAGCCGTGCTGTGCACCGGCGACCTTGTTGAGCAGAACGAGAACATCATCCTCAACCGGAAAATGCTCAACCAAACCAGCCGCGAAATGTGGCAGTCCGCCTCGCGCTCCCTCGCGCGCCTCGACAACAAGGTTCCCTACATCGTCTCCTGCGGCAACCACGACTACGGCTACAGGGCCTCCGAGAACGGCATGACGCGCTTCCCCGAGTATTTTCCCATCGAGCGCAATTCCACATGGCGCGACACCTGTGTCTCCGCCCTTCCGAATCGCAACGGCATCCCCTCGCTTGAAAACGCGGCCTTTGAGTTTTCCGATGAAAAGTGGGGCAAGCTGCTGGTCATCACCTCCGAGTTTCACCCGCGAAATGAGGTGCTCGACTGGGCGAAAAAACTCGCCTCGTCCAAAAAATACGAAAACCACACGGTCATATTCATAACGCACAGTTTTCTCACCAGCGGAAAAGACTGCCGGCGCATTGAAAAGGAGAAATACAAGCTCCTCGACAACAATGGCGCCGACATTTGGGAAAAACTCATTCGCTCCACGCCCAACATCCGCCTCGTCATTTGCGGCCACACCGCCAATGGCAAGGGCAAGTTCGAGGACAACGTCTCCTATCGCGCCGACGCCAATGACGCCGGAAAAACCGTGCACCAAATGATGTTTAACGTGCAAACCCTCGGCGGCGGCTGGGAGGGCAACGGCGGCGACGGCTGGCTGCGCATTCTCGAGTTTCTCCCCGACGGCAAAACCATCGCCGTGCGCACTTATTCGCCTCTGTTTGGAATCTCGCCGTCCACAAAACACCTCGCCCACCGCACCGAGCCTTTCGACCAGTTTGAAATGACAATCGAGCGCTAA
- a CDS encoding GldG family protein has protein sequence MKFFESFRATRWLRSTNLVLQALLFVAFFGGLNYLALQYSWRFDITQLRKHTLSAETRAYLTQLDQPIRVVVTLPKSASPDDHEAPADLDQINNDVAGLLREYTYALETNAKVDFRVDYIDVYQRPREAEQLGLEPNAIYFFSGQRPRKVGVDALYRYKNNQRVAFLGEQAFTAAILGVSNPEQKKIYFLTGHGEMDPHSVDNQRGLSEIRNALTARNYALDALDLSRARAIPDDAALIISVGAQYSYEAREQEMLRQYMGTRAGRLMLFTAPGTDPTGLEDLLREWGIVADNNWIYDRSTSSQSDMSGDLILTTDTQHPITQALADNNLALKFGATRSVRPAPSRATDPSLSISPLVLTAPTAWGEVSYRTMRRGYAPRYDVGADLPGPLAVVTVAERVTAKSDLPFSIPVGRLAVFGCSDFIANGRLGTRANSTVFFSTLNWITDSDTQFNIPARPIERFQLALSRDRLSRLRYILLFGAPGAFAILGFIVYWARRR, from the coding sequence ATGAAATTCTTTGAAAGTTTTCGCGCCACGCGCTGGTTGCGCAGCACAAACCTGGTTCTTCAGGCGTTGCTGTTCGTGGCGTTTTTCGGCGGGCTGAACTACCTTGCGCTTCAATACTCGTGGCGCTTCGACATCACGCAGCTTCGCAAGCACACGCTTTCCGCCGAGACGCGCGCCTACCTTACGCAACTCGACCAGCCGATTCGCGTTGTTGTCACCCTGCCGAAAAGCGCCTCACCCGACGACCACGAGGCGCCCGCCGATCTCGACCAGATCAACAACGATGTCGCCGGCCTTCTGCGCGAATACACTTACGCCCTCGAAACCAACGCCAAGGTGGATTTCCGCGTCGATTACATCGACGTTTACCAGCGCCCGCGCGAGGCCGAGCAACTCGGGCTCGAACCAAACGCCATTTACTTTTTCTCCGGCCAGCGGCCCAGAAAGGTCGGCGTCGACGCGCTCTATCGTTACAAAAACAACCAGCGCGTCGCCTTTCTCGGCGAGCAGGCGTTCACCGCCGCCATCCTCGGCGTTTCCAATCCCGAGCAGAAAAAAATCTACTTCCTGACCGGCCATGGCGAAATGGACCCCCACAGCGTGGACAACCAGCGCGGCCTTTCAGAGATCCGCAACGCGCTCACCGCGCGCAACTACGCGCTCGACGCGCTCGACCTTTCACGCGCGCGCGCCATCCCCGACGATGCCGCGCTCATTATTTCCGTCGGCGCGCAATATTCATACGAAGCCCGCGAGCAGGAAATGCTCCGCCAATACATGGGCACCCGCGCCGGCCGCCTCATGCTTTTTACCGCGCCTGGCACCGATCCGACCGGCCTTGAGGACTTGCTCCGCGAGTGGGGCATCGTCGCCGACAACAACTGGATCTACGACCGCTCCACCTCCAGCCAGTCCGACATGAGCGGCGACCTCATCCTGACCACCGACACCCAGCATCCGATCACCCAGGCGCTCGCGGACAACAACCTCGCGCTTAAATTCGGCGCAACCCGATCGGTGCGGCCCGCGCCCTCGCGCGCGACCGATCCCAGCCTCTCCATCTCGCCGCTCGTCCTCACCGCGCCCACGGCCTGGGGAGAGGTTTCCTACCGCACCATGCGCCGCGGTTATGCGCCGCGTTATGATGTCGGCGCGGACCTGCCCGGCCCGCTCGCGGTCGTGACCGTTGCCGAACGCGTCACCGCCAAGAGCGATTTGCCATTCAGCATTCCCGTCGGCCGGCTCGCCGTTTTCGGATGCTCCGATTTTATCGCCAACGGCCGCCTTGGCACCCGCGCCAATAGCACCGTCTTTTTCTCAACGCTCAATTGGATCACCGACAGCGACACGCAATTCAACATCCCCGCCCGGCCCATAGAAAGATTCCAGCTCGCCCTCAGCCGGGACCGGCTCTCACGCCTCCGCTACATCCTTCTCTTTGGCGCGCCCGGGGCCTTCGCCATCCTCGGCTTCATCGTTTATTGGGCGCGTCGGCGCTAA
- a CDS encoding DUF362 domain-containing protein: MKKDKLILMAALVSASLLFSACSENSGTGTVNKTAAKTAGKSEKARVYYTSEISSQSLIAIYKELGREARGNVAVKLSMGEPGGNNYLKPALVGDFVRLVNGTFIDANTAYGGRRSTTEQHLQTARDHGFAAIAPVDILDAEGEIDLPVVGGKHLKRDVVGSHFTKYDFVVNLSHFKGHAMGGFGGALKNMSIGIASVSGKCLIHTAGASSTNAFEKVEQNHFLESMAEAAKAIADHCGENIIYISVVNNLSVDCDCDASPEDPKMGDIGILASLDPVALDKACVDLVYASKDHGKIHLIERMESRNGIRIVEHAEQIGMGTTNYELVNLNR; this comes from the coding sequence ATGAAAAAGGATAAATTGATTTTAATGGCTGCCTTGGTTTCCGCTTCGCTTCTTTTCTCCGCCTGCTCCGAAAACTCCGGCACCGGCACGGTTAACAAGACCGCCGCCAAAACCGCCGGGAAAAGCGAGAAGGCGAGGGTTTATTATACATCGGAAATCAGCTCGCAAAGTTTGATAGCGATATACAAGGAGCTCGGCCGCGAGGCCAGGGGCAATGTGGCGGTCAAGCTGAGCATGGGCGAACCCGGGGGAAACAATTACCTCAAGCCCGCGCTTGTCGGGGATTTTGTCCGGCTAGTGAACGGCACGTTTATCGACGCGAACACCGCTTACGGGGGACGCCGCTCCACCACGGAGCAACACTTGCAAACCGCCCGGGATCACGGTTTCGCGGCAATCGCCCCGGTGGATATTCTCGACGCCGAGGGCGAAATCGACCTGCCCGTGGTCGGCGGCAAACACTTGAAGCGCGATGTCGTGGGTTCGCATTTTACGAAATATGATTTTGTCGTGAACCTGTCGCACTTCAAGGGCCACGCGATGGGCGGGTTCGGCGGCGCACTCAAAAACATGTCGATCGGCATTGCTTCCGTGTCGGGCAAGTGCCTCATCCACACGGCGGGCGCGAGCAGCACGAACGCGTTTGAGAAGGTCGAGCAAAACCATTTTCTCGAATCGATGGCCGAGGCGGCCAAGGCCATCGCCGACCATTGCGGCGAAAATATTATTTATATAAGCGTGGTGAACAATCTCTCCGTCGATTGCGACTGTGACGCCAGTCCGGAGGACCCCAAGATGGGCGACATCGGCATCCTCGCCTCGCTCGATCCGGTGGCGCTCGACAAGGCGTGTGTCGACCTCGTGTATGCGTCCAAGGATCACGGGAAAATACACCTGATCGAGCGCATGGAGTCGCGCAACGGCATCCGCATTGTCGAGCACGCCGAGCAGATCGGCATGGGCACGACCAATTACGAACTCGTAAACTTGAACCGGTAA
- a CDS encoding ABC transporter ATP-binding protein encodes MSADATQPDSLSPAIEVQNLVKSYAGFLAVNNVSFTVRRGEILGFLGPNGAGKSTTMRILTGYLPATSGVARVCGVPVATRPEEVKRLIGYMPENNPLPEDMRVSEYLYYRGRLKELGRRKLSSRINEVMELCDLGRERHRIIGKLSKGFRQRVGIAEAILAEPPVIIMDEPTIGLDPHQIQLVRDLIDSLRGNMSVIISSHILPEIEVTCDRVLIINQGRIVTMGTPAELRRDIIGHSVYKLEIACDVEQLGPALTVFEPSIKISETSAPDADGFRIIYITTGRDEPIGESLLQLLRSDDRFRLRGLSRENPTLEDVFLVATRRSRDIIDAPKKPRR; translated from the coding sequence ATGTCCGCCGACGCCACGCAGCCAGATTCCCTTTCACCTGCCATTGAGGTGCAAAACCTCGTCAAATCTTACGCGGGGTTTCTTGCCGTCAACAATGTCAGCTTCACGGTGCGGCGCGGCGAAATCCTCGGGTTTCTCGGGCCCAATGGCGCGGGCAAATCCACCACCATGCGCATCCTCACCGGCTACCTGCCGGCGACTTCCGGCGTGGCGCGGGTTTGCGGCGTTCCGGTCGCCACGCGCCCGGAGGAGGTCAAGCGGCTCATCGGTTACATGCCCGAAAACAATCCGCTGCCCGAGGACATGCGTGTTTCCGAGTATCTTTATTACCGCGGTCGACTCAAGGAGCTCGGCCGGCGCAAACTCTCGTCCCGTATCAACGAGGTCATGGAACTTTGCGACCTCGGGCGCGAACGGCACCGGATTATCGGCAAACTTTCCAAGGGGTTTCGCCAGCGCGTGGGCATTGCCGAGGCGATTCTGGCGGAGCCGCCCGTGATCATCATGGACGAGCCGACCATCGGACTCGATCCGCATCAGATCCAGCTCGTCCGCGATCTCATCGACAGTTTGCGCGGAAACATGTCGGTCATCATTTCGTCGCACATTCTTCCCGAGATCGAAGTCACCTGTGACCGCGTGCTCATCATCAACCAGGGCCGCATCGTCACGATGGGCACGCCCGCCGAGTTGCGACGCGACATCATCGGCCATTCCGTTTACAAACTCGAAATCGCCTGCGACGTCGAACAACTCGGCCCCGCGCTCACGGTTTTCGAACCCAGCATAAAAATCAGCGAAACCTCCGCGCCCGACGCGGACGGCTTCCGCATAATCTACATCACCACCGGTCGCGACGAACCCATTGGAGAATCGCTTCTGCAACTGCTCAGGTCCGACGACCGTTTTCGGTTGCGCGGCCTCTCCCGCGAGAACCCGACGCTTGAGGACGTTTTCCTTGTCGCCACCCGGCGCAGCCGCGACATCATTGACGCGCCGAAAAAACCAAGAAGGTAA
- a CDS encoding DUF4340 domain-containing protein, with product MRTKITIVLLLLNAALFYYIFYVRQHDIGDRENTTILGSEASNIQAITIEDPDQPGSSIHLVRQGDNWTISSPVEWPANPFAVRPIIADLQRLYSITSFTVQDLIKSGQTLDEYGLEKPRRILTFTPASLPGLPVNPVTLKIGAPTQAGNRLYILSPDGQRVHIVMRSLAESLNVRLDTLRADTLFTIDVFEARSLNIEPAAGSRVRFRRDNERWALEAPIQARASKTGTEITINDLRGLRVDRFLDTADTAAPARDSLALPALRVTVEGNNRSETLLIGDRLEKAPAAASGGENTEPAAEYYAQLDGRKAYFIVRIPDILVKTLRDAQQDLRDRHILDFNRANVSSITITAAQQTEVVLQRLEATGNPESAPWQIIRRTDHGPQITPADHDAVVRLLDSLASLRVLQDGTEGKGFVNDAPSDAEKENYGFTMRPAREVTLNFAAEPAPAGATAAPVPALTLQIGSGASTVAETAGNTYARVTNQNYIYRVSPDILDELPANPLAYRDRVIRELPAGAQITALRLTDLAKRVIVMDATFPLEPDAVSHAAIESLAAQLRTLRARQFVADDFANTIYVAGEERSWAYQLEMTITLSGGAAARTDTDSLFIAARSGGTTQYIGSPQYRVIFEAEQSLIDVLHAITYGPRDPGPPPES from the coding sequence ATGAGAACAAAGATCACCATAGTGCTGCTTTTGCTCAACGCCGCGCTTTTCTATTATATTTTTTATGTGCGCCAGCACGATATCGGCGACCGCGAAAACACCACCATTCTCGGCTCCGAGGCCTCGAACATCCAGGCCATCACGATAGAAGACCCCGACCAGCCCGGTTCCTCCATTCATCTTGTCCGGCAGGGTGACAACTGGACCATTTCCTCCCCCGTCGAATGGCCCGCCAACCCCTTCGCCGTTCGTCCCATCATCGCCGATCTGCAACGTCTTTATTCCATAACCAGCTTCACTGTTCAGGACCTCATCAAAAGCGGCCAAACTCTCGACGAATACGGCCTCGAAAAACCCAGGCGCATCCTCACCTTCACCCCGGCCTCGCTTCCCGGGCTTCCCGTAAATCCCGTCACACTAAAAATCGGCGCGCCCACGCAGGCCGGCAACCGCCTCTACATCCTCTCGCCCGACGGCCAGCGCGTTCACATCGTCATGCGCTCCCTTGCCGAAAGCCTCAACGTCAGGCTCGACACCCTGCGCGCCGACACGCTCTTCACAATCGATGTCTTCGAGGCGCGCTCCCTCAATATCGAGCCCGCCGCCGGCTCGCGCGTCCGCTTCCGTCGCGACAATGAGCGCTGGGCCCTCGAGGCGCCCATTCAGGCCCGCGCCAGCAAGACCGGCACCGAGATCACCATCAACGACCTGCGCGGGCTCCGCGTTGACCGCTTTCTCGACACGGCCGACACCGCCGCGCCCGCCCGCGACAGCCTCGCGCTTCCCGCCCTTCGCGTCACTGTCGAGGGCAACAACCGCTCCGAAACCCTGCTCATTGGCGACCGCCTTGAAAAGGCTCCGGCCGCCGCCTCAGGCGGGGAAAACACGGAACCCGCCGCCGAATACTACGCCCAACTCGACGGACGCAAAGCCTACTTCATCGTTCGCATTCCCGACATCCTCGTCAAAACCCTGCGCGACGCGCAGCAAGACCTTCGCGACCGCCACATCCTCGACTTCAACCGCGCCAACGTCAGCTCCATCACAATCACCGCCGCGCAACAAACCGAGGTTGTCCTCCAGCGGCTTGAGGCCACCGGCAACCCCGAAAGCGCTCCCTGGCAAATCATCCGCCGCACCGATCACGGTCCTCAAATCACGCCGGCGGATCATGACGCCGTTGTCAGGCTCCTCGACTCGCTCGCCAGCCTGAGGGTTCTTCAAGACGGCACCGAGGGAAAAGGTTTTGTTAACGACGCCCCCTCCGACGCCGAGAAGGAAAACTACGGCTTCACCATGCGCCCCGCCCGCGAGGTCACGCTCAACTTTGCCGCCGAACCCGCGCCCGCCGGCGCAACTGCCGCGCCCGTGCCCGCCCTCACCCTCCAGATTGGCTCCGGCGCGAGCACGGTCGCCGAGACGGCCGGCAACACTTACGCCCGCGTCACCAACCAAAACTACATCTACCGCGTTTCACCCGACATCCTCGACGAGCTGCCCGCCAACCCGCTCGCCTATCGCGACCGCGTCATCCGCGAGCTGCCCGCCGGCGCGCAAATCACCGCCCTCAGGCTCACTGATCTCGCCAAGCGCGTCATCGTCATGGACGCCACGTTCCCCCTCGAGCCCGACGCCGTCAGCCACGCCGCCATCGAATCGCTTGCCGCGCAACTCCGCACCCTCCGTGCCAGGCAATTTGTGGCCGATGATTTTGCGAACACCATTTATGTTGCGGGCGAGGAGCGCTCATGGGCCTACCAACTCGAAATGACCATCACCCTGAGCGGCGGCGCGGCGGCGCGCACCGACACGGACAGCCTGTTTATCGCGGCCCGTTCCGGCGGCACGACCCAATACATCGGCTCGCCGCAATACCGTGTGATTTTTGAGGCCGAGCAATCCTTGATCGACGTCCTGCACGCCATCACCTACGGCCCCCGCGACCCCGGCCCGCCGCCGGAATCGTAA